The Bacteroidia bacterium genomic interval ATTGTTGTTGATATTAATAGATTGAATACATCAACAAAGGTATCTTGGGTGGGGGTAGGTAGTCATGAGGTGCTGAGAGGATATTACTAGGGCCAAGACCCTAATGATTCAAAAGTTTCCAGGAAAAATTTGATACCTATTTTATATCATTCCGTACATATAGAAAAGCCTAATCCAAGCTACTTATGGAAGAAAACTACCTCGCAAATGCACGCAAACAATTTCTGTATTACAAAACTCTGGGAGATCGCAGTTTTGCTCAGTTGGCCGATGAAGACCTCTTCTGGCAATACAATCCCCAAAGCAATTCTGTAGCCATTACCGTCAACCATATGTGGGGAAATATGCTCTCTCGCTGGACGGATTTTTTGACCTCAGACGGAGAAAAGACCTGGCGCCAACGGGACCTGGAATTTGAAGATGTTATCAAAACACGAGAAGAGCTGGATCAGAAATGGGAAGAAGGATGGGCCTGTTTGTTCAAGGCACTGGACTCTATCAATCCTGATAACTTTCACCAAAAAGTATACATCCGCAACCAGGCTCATACTATCGTCGAAGCCGTAGATCGACAACTGGCCCACTATGCGTATCATGTCGGACAAATCGTTTACATCGGTCGCATGCTCAAAGGCGCTGATTGGCAAAGCCTTTCCATCCCCAAAGGAAAGAGCAAAGACTTCAATAAGAAAAAATTCGCCAAAAAAGATGAGCGTGGACACTTTACCGATGAGTTTGTAGATAAAGAATAATCTGAGATACTGAAAGCCAATGAAGATTTTCTTAATTTTTATACATAGAATTCCTATATATATTTATGTAAGAAACATCTAACATGAAAACTTTCCCTGTTCTTTTGATCAGCCTCCTGTCAATCATTTGTGCCTGTAATCCTTTACCCGAAAAAAAGCTATATCAGTTTTCTCTGGATACTGATTATAAGCTGGAAGGAGATAGCCTGAAAGTTAACATATCCAATATCCTGGCCTGCCCATTGCGCCTCAATGCCTGGAGTAAAGTAGATACGATCGATAAGGTGCTAAGGCAGGATTTTCCTACCATCTTTCCCGCTTTCACTGATAGTTCCTTTAGCTATTATGTTGGGGCTGGGGCTGGGGTTGAGGACTTTGAGATTCGTTTTTCTTCGACTTTTGGGGATACGGCCCAGGAAATAATACCACAAGCATTTGCTTTCCCTTTCCCTAAAGGACAAACGCTCAAAATTATTCAAGGCTATAAAGGAAAATACTCTCACAATTCTGATTACTCGAAATACGCCCTGGATTTCAATCTTTCCGTCGGAGATACCATTACGGCAGTAGCCGATGCCTGGGTGATAGGGATTATAGAAGATTATAAATATGGAGGAAAGGACAGAAAATGGAGACCTTATGCCAACTTTATTACCCTTTATCATCCGGAAAGTCATATCTATACACAGTATGTTCACCTCGATCATAAAGGAAGCCTGGTGGAGCTGGGGAATTTTGTGAGGAAAGGCCAGGCTATTGGGATTTCAGGTCTTACCGGATTTACCAGTGGCCCACATTTGCACTTCAATGCATTGGTTCCTGCTAAAAAAGGAATGAACTCAGTAAAAATTTCCTTTGAAAACGGAATCAAAGGAGAGGATTTGAAGAAGGGAATGAAGGTAAGCCATTAGAAAAATCATAACCTGCTAAACTTCCTGTTCGTAGAGCTAGGAAGAGGACTTTGTCCTCGATTTATTAATTATGCACATCATGAAAACACTGATCTACCTATTTGCCATTCTATTCCTCATTTCCTGTTCCAAAGCCGAGATCCAAATCGAAGAGAGAAGCCGCTTCGGCTCAGAGGCTCAAACGGAATTACTAGGTCCCTTAACTGAAGCTCCCCAAAGCTTTAAGATTGATCTCCGTCAAGCCGCCTTGATCAAAGGAAAAGCAGGCACAAATATATCCATTCCCAAAGGAGCTTTTGTCAATAAAAGGGGAGAAGTAATAACAGAAAATATAGAGATAGAATTGGTAGAAGCCTTTAGCATGAAAGATTTCTTCGCCAATGACCTGTCTAGCCTTTCAGGAGATCGTATCCTTCAATCTGCGGGTATGATTTATATCGATGCACAAGTGAATGGAGAAGCTCTGGCTTTGCAAGAGGATATGAATATAGATGTTGAGATTCCATACAGTGATGGCAAATCAGGCTATCGAATGTTTAGCGGTGTCCGGGATGAGAGAGGCAAGATGGACTGGGAGTTGGAGGAAGATAGTCGAGAAGAATTGATTCCTTTGCCACTCGATAGTCTATACTTAAAAGCCTACAACAAATATCGCTTCAACAGGACGAAAAGAATCCGTGTGTTTGAAGACTCTTTAAATCTAAATGATTCAAAGTTTGCAGGGACTTTTATTGCGACCGAGGCCTTTGAAGATAGATTCTGGATGATCCTGGATCGCTTTAATTATTTGTATGGCTACTGGTATCATCCTGATTATTGGGAGGAATCTACTTCTTATTATGATTTCCAAATTCAAAATGGAGATACGATATATCTTCAGGATTGGTCTTTGCTAAATATATACCTGGATAATTTAGATCAAGAATTGTCTACGGTTGATTCTATGGTTTTTCCGCTTTTGAAGGAAAGGCTGGAGAAAGAGCGCAAAATGTTCTCTAAAATGGAGCGATATGACCAGAACTGGTTTGACTGGAACTACAAGTATATCATGGAATATTTTGAAAACGCCCTTCAGGCTAATCTGGGGAGAGTAGCGGAGTATGATCCACGTGGAGTAGATATGGATGCCGAAAATACAGAATCCTTACTTATCGCTAGTGGCTATACTGAGCAGGAGGCTTATGAACAAATGAGAATACACAGACGAAGAAGTATGATTCTGCAAAACCGGCAAATGAGAATGAGAGTGGAAGGCATGGCGGATTCTACTATGCAGGAATATGAAAAGAACCTGACAAGAGCCTTTAAAATAAATCAACTAGGTTGGGCAAATTGTGACAGATTTTACAATGATCCTCATGCAAAAGAGGTAGAGCTTTATGTAAAGCTGGATCAGGATAACTTCAAAAATAAATTCCTGATTCTAATGCTCCCGAAATTAAATATTGCTATTCCAGCATCAGGTATCAGTGAAAAAGGATATTATTTCTCTTTTGAATCCAATGAAGGAATAAGATTACCCCTTGGGAAAAAAGCAGCTGTCATTGCGATGGATAAAAATACGGATGGGCCTCTATTTGCGATGGAATCTTTTGAGATCGAAGAGGTACATAATTTTGAACTCAAACTGAAACCCGCCTCCTATGATATTATCGAGAAGCGATTGAGTGCGTTAAAGTAAGCCTGAATCCTCTTTTTTGCTTGTTCATTTTACCATTCAGAACAAATACACAACCACTCAGAACATTGAGCTTTCGAAGTTTTCAATTTTTGGAAGTGATTCTGTTATTACTGCAGTTGCACGCATAACAGTAGCAAGAAGGAGGAAGCCGAAAATCCTGTATTAGAGTAGGCGACAGGTATAGGGGCTAGCTATTCCCCAAAAGTAAAGAGGACCCGGACCACATCCATTTTCAACCTCTTACAGCTTTGTAACATACTCAATTTACCTAAGATGAAAAGAAATTATTTATCACTGATTCTGGTCAGTCTTTTTGCAGTTTTTAGCCTGACCACTGCCTGCGAAGATCCCTGCGAAGCTGTAAATTGTTTGAATGGGGGAACCTGCGTTGAAGGCGACTGTAATTGTCCAGAGGGATATAGCGGAGATAATTGTGGAACGGTTGACCTTACTAAAATTCAATTTCTATTGGATCAAGGAACTTCTCCCAAAGCGCTATTCGATGCGGGAGTACCCTTGGATGAATTGTATGGGAAAACCTATGCCGGCGGCTTGATTTTCTTTGTGAATACAGAGCCTGCAAATTATCCATTCTTTACGGGAGAAGGCCTTGTGACTACGCCTACGGATTATGGTAATTTTGATGAATGGGGCTGTTTCATAGAGACAGGAGCAACAGGCAGAGAAGTAGGGCAAGGGAAAAGCAATACAGAAACCATCCTGGCTGCTGCTTGTGGAAGCAGGCCTTCCAAATCAGCCAAAATATGTGATGACCTGGTCCTGGAAGGCTTTGATGACTGGTGGCTTCCTTCTATTGAAGAAGTAAACCTGATTTACAATAACCTTCATCTGAAAGGCCATAGTAATTTTCTCGGCAATATTCGACGCTATCAAAGCTCTACAGAACATGATGCCAACAATTTTGTTTTGCGTTTATTCTGGAAAGATACAATTGTGAATATTAGCAAGATCAGCGGAGACGATATAAGGCCTACGAGATCGTTCTAATATTTTTCCTGAAAGAATAAAGAAAGCCGGGGCAAAATTTTGCCTCGGCTTTTTTTTGTTTACATCCATTTTTTCCCCTGCATCTTTTCAAGAAGGAAATTCATGTCCTCCCTGGAACCCATTGTCACCCTTGCCCATTTGGGTTTAGTGGGCCATCCACCGGTTAGGAGAATTTTATGCTCCCACATCAGGCTTTTATAGGCGTTAAATTTCTCCACATGGAAGTAGACGAAATTGGCAGAACTTTTTAGGTAAGGGATATCCAACTCATCCAGAGATTGGTAGAATTCTACTTTCCGCTTTTCATTGAATATTTTTGATTTTTTTACAAATTCTTCATCCTCAAGTGAGGCCATCGCAGCTGCTACGCTTAGAGAGTTGGGCATATTTCCCGGAAAGCCCAGGGTATATGTTGATTCCATTTCAGCAATAAAATCAGCGGGCCCCAATAAATACCCAATCCTTAGACCGGCCATTCCATATATTTTAGAAAAGGTTCGGGCTACCAGTACATTTTTTCCTTCGGCTATGAGCGGAGCCATCGTATGATCTCTCCAGGAATTCAGGTAATGGATATAGGCTTCATCCAGCAGGACAAAGGCCTTGTCCGAAACTGACCTGCAAAAAGATTTCAATTGCTCCGGATCACAATTCGTTCCTGTGGGATTATTGGGATTGCAAATCGTAAGGAGCTTTGTCTTTGGGCTTAGCCGAGCTGCCATTTCGCCTAAATTCATCCTGAAATCCTCATCGACCTCTACAGCTTTGACATCTGCTCCTATCTTTCGCCCGAAATTCCCTACTACATCAAAGCTGGGACTGGGCACGATGATCTCGCCGCCATGACTCCCAAAATGGGTAGCGACCATAATGAGGGGCTCAAAGGAACCATGGCCCAGCAGTACATTTTCGGCTTTAAGACCTTCCTGCCTGGCGATTAGCTCCTTCAAGGCCAAAAAATCATACTTGTAAAAAGTAGCATATTTGCTTGCTCTCGGGAGAGTCTCTGAAATGATCTCCCTGACTTTTTTGCTGGGACCCAAAGGATTTTCATTAAATAATAGCCGCTTTACCTTTGGATCAGCTGCTTGTTGAATTTCATCAGATGAGATTTCCCCAAAAACATCTATCCCTTCTAAGAAACCCAAGGCGGAAGTAGAGGCGAGCAAGGAAGTCTTAAGCCATTCTCGCCGTTTAATCATTGAATTCATAATCTTTTAGGCCAAAGGGACATAAATCCTGCCCGGCAATCCTATGAATTCATGAATGTTGAAATGAAATAGGGACGAATTTCTACTTTTTTCTAAACTGGGAAGGTGTGAGGCCGGTACTGACTTTAAAGGCTTTATTGAAGGTGCTGAGGTTGTTAAAGCCTGCCTCAAAGGCAATGGCAATCAATTTCTTTGTGGAGTCTTCCTCAATAAGTCGCTTAGCCTCCTCTATTCGATAGGCATTTATGAATTGGGCAAAATTACAATCTCCATAATGATTGACGATATAGGAAATATCTCGTTCCAGGAGGTTCATTTTTTTTGCTAAAAATGAGAGGGAAAGATCTGCATGTGTGTAGAGTTGCTCTGAATCCAGTAAGCTTTTGAGTTGGGCAAAATAACGCCGGCCGGCTTCATCATTTATCCTCGTATTTACAGATTTTGATTTCTTTCGCCCCAAAAATATCGGATAGTGGTTTAGGGCAACGTAAAGCAGGACGAAAATAGAAATGGAGAATGTGAGGGGGCCTAGAAAGTATACAGGAATAATGCTCAAAAATATCAGGGCGTAAACCAGCCACATTACTGTAAGGCTGGTGATAAGGGCTATTAGCCATTGGGTTTCTGTGCTTCTGGGCTTTTGGATTTTTTCTGCTAAAAGAGAAGCAGATAGAAATACATAGATGAAAGACTGGATAAGTATAAATGAGTAAGATATCATCCAGAAACTGCTATCTCCTCCATTGGGGAGAATCGGAGAAAGAAGAAGATAGAGGAGAGAGGGGATAAAGTGAGCAGCTTCTTCTGTTTTTAATTGTTTTTTCTTTTGGAGAAAGCTGCTGACATACAGAAATAGTAATGGCCCTACCGCAAGATTGGCTGCCAGGCCTATATTTTTGATGATGAGGGGAAGTTCGAGATGAATGTAAAAGATGGATTTTGTGATTCTGAGCGACAAGGCAATCAACAGCCAGGCCAGCAATCTATTTTCCAGCTTATTGTTTCTGAGAAGAAATACCCCAAAAAAGGAACTAAGACCTAATCCTATACTGCTTAGAACTGAAGTGATGAGAATGCCTTCCATATCTTAAAGATAAAGAGGATTTATATCTTGCCCTCCTTCATTCGCCTGGAATTTTGTAGGAATTGGCTTTTTGAAATAAATAAAGCCGAGGCAAACCCTTGCCTCGGCTTATTTTTGAATAAGCAGGTATAATTTCCTCCTTTATTCGCCGCCTTCTAATTTGTCAGCCGCATCCTCTGCTGCGTCCTCAACTGCATCGGCAGCATCTTCCGCTACTTCTTCTGCTGTATCAGCAGCGCCTTCTACAGCATCAGTGGCTTTATCTTTCAGATCACTGGCAGCATCTTTGGCTTTGTCAGCCAGATCGCCAGCCATCTCTTTGCCTTTCTCAACTACATCTCCTGCTTTATCGGCAAGATTGCTACCCATTTCTTTTGCCTTTTCTGCAGCATCACCCGCAAGCTCTTTGCCTTTTTCTATAGCTTTATCCGCTTCATCGGCAATGTTTCCCGCAACTACTTTTCCTTTCTCCATTACGTCTCCCGCTACTTCCTGAGTCTTCTCCCAGGTTTCTTCTGCTTTATCGGCCAGTTTGCTTCCTACTTCTTTGCTTTTTTCGTAGAGTTCAGCACTGGTATCTACAACAGATTCAGCTACGTCCTCTGCAACATCTTTTGCTTTTTCGGCTACATCTTCAACAACTTCTGAAGCGCTGCCAAACATTTTTTTGATGGAATTCCAAATACTCATGATGTTCTAGTTATGTGTTTATAATTTCTTTTGTTAAGATTCACTCTCTTGCTTTGGGTCACTTACTAAGTTCAAATTCAGCCATTTGATTCCCGATTCGGACTTCAAACTCTCCTGGCTCCACGATCCATCTATTGTCTCGCCCTACAAATGCGAGTTCACGTATATCGAGTTCAAAATTGACAGTTTTGCTTTCCCCGGCATCTAATTCTATCTTTTCAAAGCTCCTCAATCGCTTTACAGCTGGTGTAATGCTGGCTACCTTATCTGTAATATATAACTGAACTACCTCTTTTCCATAACGTGGGCCTGTATTTTTCACTTCTACTGAAATACTTAATTTCTCTTTCATATTGACTTTAGTTGGGACACTAAGGTTGGAATAGGTGAAAGTGGTATAGCTGAGACCATGTCCAAATTCAAATTGTGGATTGAAGGCATTGGTACTAAAATCTGTTTTGATTTTGTCTGTTCCTTTGTGGTCATAAGTAAGCAGGGTGTTTTCAAAACGAGGATAGGTATAGGGCAATTTTCCAGATGGATTGACATCTCCAAAAAGAATGTCCGCGATCGCTCTGCCTCCTTCATCTCCGGGTAAATAGGCATGTACAATGGCATCTGCCAGATCCGCAATCTCGCTGATGATCCTCGGACGACCTTCTACCAATACCAGTACGATGGGGGTTCTGGTTTTCGAGATAGCTTTCACCAGATCAATCTGGGCTTGCTCTAAACTAAGTTGATCTATGTCTCCGGGTTTTTCATTATAGGGATGCTCGCCAATACAAACTACAGCAACTTTTGCGGATCGAGCTTCTCGCACAGCTGATTTGATGCCCATACGTTTTGTGTCAGGCACACCATTAATGTAGCGCAATGTCCCGCCTTCCAATTCTTCTTTGATGGCACTGACTATCGTCTTCTTTCCGGGGGTATCATATCGGCTATCATTTCCCTGCCAGGTTCTGCTCCATCCTCCATTCATATCTATCATAGAAGCAGCAGTCGGACCAGTTACCAGGGTTCTGTCATTTTTGCTGAGGGGTAATAATCCATTTTCGTTTTTGAGTAGGGTGATGGATTCTGCTGCCACTTGATAGGCGGCTTCGGCATGTTCCGCTGAAGCAAATTTCGGGTATTGATCTTTGGGGGGAATGGCTTGTTCAAACAAACCCAGTTGAAATTTGAGTCTAAGAACCCTTCGGACGGCTTCATCAATTCGACTCATGGGTACTTCTCCTTCTTCTATCAATTCTCTGAGTAAAACTGGGAATTCCAGGTCAACCGGAACCATAGCCATGTCTATACCTGCATTGATCGACATTTTGATGGATTCTTTGTAATCCCTGGATACTCGATGTCTCGTATGCAAAAATGGAAGGTCTTCCCAATCCGAAACAGCAAGTCCGGTATATCCTAGTTCATCTCTTAGAAGATCAGTCAGGATTTTTTTATCTGAATGAACCGGAATTCCGTTCATTTCTCCAGAGCAAATCATGATCGTAGCAGCATTGGCTTCAATCGCTTTTTCAAAGCTGGGCAGGAAATACTCTCGCATTTGCCTCTCGGGTATCCAGGCCTGTGTGCGATCCTTTCCCGTAATAGGCATACTATAACCCAGGAAATGCTTCATAGAAGCTGCAACACTATAGAGATCGCTAATATCCTCTCCCTGATTTCCCATTATACTTGCGGTTCCCATTGCTGAAACGAGATGTACATCTTCTCCAAATCCTTCCCAAATCCGTGACCAGCGAACATCTCTACCTACATCCAGCATGGGAGTAAAATTCCAGGGAATCCCTGAGGCCCTGGTTTCATAAGCCGTAATTCTTCCCATTTTCCTGGCCAAATCCAGGTTCCAGGTAGAAGCTAATCCGATGGGTTGAGGAAAGAGGGTAGAGTTCATAGTGAAATTGGTGCCATGAATAGCATCTATCCCATATAAAACAGGAATCCCCGTTTCTTTTTCTTCCCTTGCTATCCGCTGAATGACTTCCAGTATTTCATGCCAGTGATCTTTTGTATAGGCATGTCCGCTAATATTCAAAATCGAACCGACACGAAGGTCTACCAAAACTTTCCTCAGCTTGGCTGAGTCCAGTTGATGAGGATCTTTCAAAGCATAGGGATCACCCACAGAGATCATATCTATCGCCAATTGGGTCATTTCCCCCACTTTATCGAGGGTATCCATCCTGGCCATAAGCTCCGTGATCTTGCTCTCTATCTGAGGATTAAGGGGAGGATGTAATTCTTTTTTAGGGCCAGTGTCCGATGGTTTGCAGGCAGCCAGGAAATAAAATCCTAGCATAGCGACAACAATGCCCTTGATTATTCGTCTAATAGTCATTTGTAGAAAGTAGTTTCAAATCCGGGCTGAAGTTAGTGAAAAGTAGGGAAGTGTTATAGTGCGGGAGTGTTGTAGAAGGAAGTGATCTTGTATTCAGGTGTCTTCGTGTTCATGTGGATACCTTTTTTAACTACAACACTAAAACACTACAACACCTAAACCCAAGAACACGTGAACACTTAAATATTTTTCCGTAGTTTCGGCCTAAAATTGGAGATAGCCTATGGCACGTATTTTAACAGGCATACAGAGTACCGGAGTTCCCCATTTGGGAAACTTGCTGGGAGCCATTCTTCCGGCAATTGAGTTGGCTAATGATCCGGCCAATGATTCCTTTCTGTTTATGGCAGATATGCATACCCTTACCAGCATCAAGGATGCTTCGGTTATTCGTGAGAACACCTATGCGACTGCTGCTGCCTGGCTTGCTTGTGGACTTGATACGGATCAATCGGTTTTCTATCGTCAGTCTGATATTCCGGAAGTAACTGAACTTACCTGGTATCTAAACTGCTTCATGCCCTATAGTCGTCTGCAATTGGCTCATTCCTTTAAGGATAAGGCTGATCGTATGAAACTGGTTAG includes:
- a CDS encoding DUF1572 domain-containing protein, whose amino-acid sequence is MEENYLANARKQFLYYKTLGDRSFAQLADEDLFWQYNPQSNSVAITVNHMWGNMLSRWTDFLTSDGEKTWRQRDLEFEDVIKTREELDQKWEEGWACLFKALDSINPDNFHQKVYIRNQAHTIVEAVDRQLAHYAYHVGQIVYIGRMLKGADWQSLSIPKGKSKDFNKKKFAKKDERGHFTDEFVDKE
- a CDS encoding M23 family metallopeptidase; translation: MKTFPVLLISLLSIICACNPLPEKKLYQFSLDTDYKLEGDSLKVNISNILACPLRLNAWSKVDTIDKVLRQDFPTIFPAFTDSSFSYYVGAGAGVEDFEIRFSSTFGDTAQEIIPQAFAFPFPKGQTLKIIQGYKGKYSHNSDYSKYALDFNLSVGDTITAVADAWVIGIIEDYKYGGKDRKWRPYANFITLYHPESHIYTQYVHLDHKGSLVELGNFVRKGQAIGISGLTGFTSGPHLHFNALVPAKKGMNSVKISFENGIKGEDLKKGMKVSH
- a CDS encoding calcium-binding EGF-like domain-containing protein codes for the protein MKRNYLSLILVSLFAVFSLTTACEDPCEAVNCLNGGTCVEGDCNCPEGYSGDNCGTVDLTKIQFLLDQGTSPKALFDAGVPLDELYGKTYAGGLIFFVNTEPANYPFFTGEGLVTTPTDYGNFDEWGCFIETGATGREVGQGKSNTETILAAACGSRPSKSAKICDDLVLEGFDDWWLPSIEEVNLIYNNLHLKGHSNFLGNIRRYQSSTEHDANNFVLRLFWKDTIVNISKISGDDIRPTRSF
- a CDS encoding histidinol-phosphate transaminase, producing the protein MIKRREWLKTSLLASTSALGFLEGIDVFGEISSDEIQQAADPKVKRLLFNENPLGPSKKVREIISETLPRASKYATFYKYDFLALKELIARQEGLKAENVLLGHGSFEPLIMVATHFGSHGGEIIVPSPSFDVVGNFGRKIGADVKAVEVDEDFRMNLGEMAARLSPKTKLLTICNPNNPTGTNCDPEQLKSFCRSVSDKAFVLLDEAYIHYLNSWRDHTMAPLIAEGKNVLVARTFSKIYGMAGLRIGYLLGPADFIAEMESTYTLGFPGNMPNSLSVAAAMASLEDEEFVKKSKIFNEKRKVEFYQSLDELDIPYLKSSANFVYFHVEKFNAYKSLMWEHKILLTGGWPTKPKWARVTMGSREDMNFLLEKMQGKKWM
- a CDS encoding helix-turn-helix domain-containing protein produces the protein MEGILITSVLSSIGLGLSSFFGVFLLRNNKLENRLLAWLLIALSLRITKSIFYIHLELPLIIKNIGLAANLAVGPLLFLYVSSFLQKKKQLKTEEAAHFIPSLLYLLLSPILPNGGDSSFWMISYSFILIQSFIYVFLSASLLAEKIQKPRSTETQWLIALITSLTVMWLVYALIFLSIIPVYFLGPLTFSISIFVLLYVALNHYPIFLGRKKSKSVNTRINDEAGRRYFAQLKSLLDSEQLYTHADLSLSFLAKKMNLLERDISYIVNHYGDCNFAQFINAYRIEEAKRLIEEDSTKKLIAIAFEAGFNNLSTFNKAFKVSTGLTPSQFRKK
- a CDS encoding glycoside hydrolase family 3 N-terminal domain-containing protein — protein: MTIRRIIKGIVVAMLGFYFLAACKPSDTGPKKELHPPLNPQIESKITELMARMDTLDKVGEMTQLAIDMISVGDPYALKDPHQLDSAKLRKVLVDLRVGSILNISGHAYTKDHWHEILEVIQRIAREEKETGIPVLYGIDAIHGTNFTMNSTLFPQPIGLASTWNLDLARKMGRITAYETRASGIPWNFTPMLDVGRDVRWSRIWEGFGEDVHLVSAMGTASIMGNQGEDISDLYSVAASMKHFLGYSMPITGKDRTQAWIPERQMREYFLPSFEKAIEANAATIMICSGEMNGIPVHSDKKILTDLLRDELGYTGLAVSDWEDLPFLHTRHRVSRDYKESIKMSINAGIDMAMVPVDLEFPVLLRELIEEGEVPMSRIDEAVRRVLRLKFQLGLFEQAIPPKDQYPKFASAEHAEAAYQVAAESITLLKNENGLLPLSKNDRTLVTGPTAASMIDMNGGWSRTWQGNDSRYDTPGKKTIVSAIKEELEGGTLRYINGVPDTKRMGIKSAVREARSAKVAVVCIGEHPYNEKPGDIDQLSLEQAQIDLVKAISKTRTPIVLVLVEGRPRIISEIADLADAIVHAYLPGDEGGRAIADILFGDVNPSGKLPYTYPRFENTLLTYDHKGTDKIKTDFSTNAFNPQFEFGHGLSYTTFTYSNLSVPTKVNMKEKLSISVEVKNTGPRYGKEVVQLYITDKVASITPAVKRLRSFEKIELDAGESKTVNFELDIRELAFVGRDNRWIVEPGEFEVRIGNQMAEFELSK